tgaaatttgtcctccgcttttaacccatccaggttggcacctgttgacacactcctgctcatgcatagggtcacacactcagagacagatgtcattcacagcgcccggagAGCacggggggtacggtgccttgctcaagggttGGTCCTTTGATAGACTCCCTGCTTGACCACAGGTTGGGGTTAAGGATCCTCCTCTGCTCCCCTGGGATCGGAGAAACGCTTCCTTCTAATGCTGGAATTGGCTCTGCAAGAGTTAACTGCGTTCAGCTTAATAGAGCGAGCTGTGCCAGGGTGTTTGTGCGCTAAGCTTTTcaagtgcacgtgtgtgtgtatgagcgGAGCAATCCAGCGGTTTTCTCCTCACCATGCTGTCCCAGTTTCTGGCTGCAGCTcggtctctgcagcaggacCGCACTCTTCCTTCCCCTTCCAGATGTTGCCAGCTGGTGTCCATTATGTTGCAGGTGTGTGCGTTGGCTCGGGCACTCAGACTCAGGCTCAGCGTTTGGCTTTATGTTTCAGCCGATGGaaggagatgctgctgttggTTGCCTGCAGATGGTGAGAGGTTTGGGATTGCTTCTTTGTGCGAGACGAGACGAAAATGGCTCTGGGGTTTGCTCTAGAGAGCATCACCATGTCTGGCTCAATCTCAGTCTGTGACAAATGGGGCAAGCCTTGCTGTAATCAGATTAAAGGACCTAAGCGACATGCTGCAAATGTTCCACCTTGTGATCCTGTGCGTTCATTTTATTACAGCCGCGAGTTAATGAGATTAGCCCTCAAAACAGAGATGCTCCGCCAGAGAGCGGCTGCACAAATCCACATCTGTCGCAGCTGGGACACAGCTGTCTCCTTTTGGCTCGTGAGTCCACTCACCTGTCTTTGTCTGCTGTGGTAGGGCCGTGTGGATAAAAGGTCAGAGGCAGCTCACCGTTCCACTGCAAGACTAATCCATGTTTGTGCTTTGGATCTCCTCCACAGGAAACCCAGGATAAACTCCCAGCTGGTTGCCCAGCAGGTGGCTCAGCAGTATCCCATGCCTCCCCCACCCAAGAAGGAACGGAGAGAGAGGAGCGAACGCACGGAAAAGGAGCGTCCGGAGGGCGAAAAGGAGCGTCCGGAGGGCGAGGGCGAAAAGGAGCGTCCGGAGGGCGAGGGCGAAAAGGAGCGTCCGGAGGGTGAAGGAGAGCGAGCCAGCGGAGAGGGACGCCCAGAGGGAGAGCGTCCGGATAGAGTGAGGCCAGAGGGGGACACCCCCGAGAAGGTGGTGTGTGACATAGAGCAACCCGTCAAAGACAAACCCGACAGAGAGAAGGACATCAGCCCAGCTGTGACGAAGAAGCCCAGCAGCAAAAAGACCAGGTCAGTAATGGAGTCGGCATGCCGAGTCTCCACTCATGTCTGCCGTGGCGGCCTCGGTCCTCACACGTGTCCTCTGTGTTCCTCCAGACCTAAATCAGACAGCCATCAGAGTCCACCCAGCGACAAACAGAGCATACAGTCTGGTAAATCAACAACCAAGACCAACAAGAACTCTCACATTTCCAGGTGTGTAGCTCAACTCTTTTACTTTGCACTTCTTTGGCAGAACACCTGGTTCGACTTCTGCAGCTACACACAACGTCTTCTCAGTGAAACCCGTTCAGTTCAAAGGATGTGGGAAACCTCAAATGATTCACAAATGTTTATCTTTTACACTAAACACCCACTCACATTCTTGATGCACGTCTCAGTCTCTGTTTCACCTGATAAATGATGCCATTTAGCAGGCCGGTTTTAGCTACGGGCGCATTCAATGTGGGGGCGCACGAGCGCcatcaagataaaaaaaatcaaacaaatgataataataataataataataataataatcatttccATGTCAAGTTCATGGGGTGGGCGCCCTCATTGTCACGTAAACTTGCTGCTGAGAGTCATTTAACCGATATGTCTGTCAGTCTGGCAGTGAGAAATCTAATTGATGATTTTGCATCAAAGAAGGCAAGAAAAGTTTTAGATTGCAGGGTGCTACACAGCACTGCTGTCAACATAACTGCAGGAATCAGTTTTTTATGCTCCGTAGAGtagcctttatttttttttctattagctTTCTTCGGTTATATTTTTTAGGTTATTTCAGGTGATTGATATTTCTATACTGTATTTATGTTATTTATCGtgttttttctcagttctttttgtactttttttgttatttatataataaaataataagaatTGGTGTGCGGgttaagttgttttgtttttttttcggggggggggcaaagggatggttcgcccagggcgCAAACGTAGCCAGGACCGCCCCTGCCATTTAGTGCAACTGCCCGACATAGATTGGTGGTTGATCGTTCTGGCTCTTAACATGTGCctgtttgttctcctctgtccaTCCG
The Odontesthes bonariensis isolate fOdoBon6 chromosome 3, fOdoBon6.hap1, whole genome shotgun sequence DNA segment above includes these coding regions:
- the rybpb gene encoding RING1 and YY1-binding protein B — its product is MGDKKSPTRPKRQAKQTADDGYWDCSVCTFRNTAEAFKCSICDVRKGTSTRKPRINSQLVAQQVAQQYPMPPPPKKERRERSERTEKERPEGEKERPEGEGEKERPEGEGEKERPEGEGERASGEGRPEGERPDRVRPEGDTPEKVVCDIEQPVKDKPDREKDISPAVTKKPSSKKTRPKSDSHQSPPSDKQSIQSGKSTTKTNKNSHISRPKLKNIDRSTAEQLAITVGNVTVIITDFKEKIRSSSTSSSTITSSAGSEQQHQSSGSESMDKGSSRASTPKGDLSVGHDESF